A window of the Mucilaginibacter sp. cycad4 genome harbors these coding sequences:
- a CDS encoding pitrilysin family protein: MINRKLAPEFRAIDNINLIRPEHRKLSNGCNIFCFNSGDQELVRIEWIFGNLSFDPAKPLLNMAVNSMLTDGTTTLTAAQIADKIDFYGAFLQVDYGYENSQVTLYSLNKHLHHTLPVIADILNNSIFPEKELETFKRNQQQKLQVSLQKNDVVARRAFNRAVYGATIFGYAAEMTDYQTLQRNDMLAHYKKMYQPSNCTIIIAGKVEPETLTLLTDTFDKNWENNLPPAITIQPDIKAAANLFYFTEKPEALQSAIRIGTPIINRSHEDFQALQVLNTVFGGYFGSRLMANIREDKGYTYGIGSGLASFKQGGSFFIATEVGADVCKPAVAEIEKEINILKTELLPEEELSLVRNYMLGSLLGSLENVFSHADKFKTIYFAGLDYDYYDRYTVTVKNITSDKLIQLANTYFNFDQFYKVIVGKY, from the coding sequence ATGATCAACAGAAAATTAGCCCCCGAATTCAGGGCTATCGATAATATTAATCTGATTAGGCCGGAGCACAGGAAACTCAGCAATGGCTGCAATATTTTTTGCTTCAACTCCGGCGACCAGGAGCTGGTGCGTATTGAGTGGATCTTCGGCAACCTGAGCTTTGATCCGGCGAAGCCATTGCTTAATATGGCCGTAAACTCCATGCTTACCGATGGTACTACAACTTTAACAGCTGCGCAAATTGCCGACAAAATTGACTTTTACGGCGCGTTTTTGCAAGTTGATTATGGGTACGAAAACTCGCAGGTAACACTGTATAGCCTGAACAAGCACCTGCATCACACGCTGCCGGTTATTGCCGATATCCTGAACAATTCCATTTTTCCGGAAAAGGAACTGGAGACTTTCAAGCGCAATCAACAACAAAAATTGCAGGTTAGCCTGCAAAAAAATGATGTTGTGGCCCGCAGGGCTTTTAACAGGGCAGTTTATGGAGCTACCATTTTTGGATATGCTGCCGAGATGACCGACTATCAAACCCTTCAGCGCAATGATATGCTGGCACATTACAAAAAAATGTACCAGCCTTCAAATTGCACTATCATTATAGCGGGTAAGGTTGAACCGGAAACGCTAACACTGCTTACAGATACCTTTGATAAAAACTGGGAAAATAACCTACCCCCGGCTATTACAATACAGCCCGATATTAAAGCAGCAGCCAACCTGTTTTATTTTACAGAGAAACCGGAAGCATTGCAATCGGCAATCCGGATAGGTACACCGATCATCAACCGTTCGCATGAGGACTTTCAGGCGTTACAGGTTTTAAATACGGTATTCGGCGGTTATTTTGGATCGCGGCTAATGGCTAACATCCGCGAGGATAAAGGGTATACCTATGGTATAGGATCGGGGCTGGCCTCATTTAAGCAGGGCGGGTCATTTTTTATAGCGACTGAAGTTGGCGCAGATGTTTGCAAGCCGGCGGTTGCCGAAATTGAAAAAGAAATAAACATCCTGAAAACTGAACTGTTGCCTGAAGAAGAATTATCATTAGTGCGCAATTATATGCTTGGCTCATTATTGGGCAGCCTTGAAAATGTGTTTTCGCATGCCGACAAGTTCAAAACCATCTATTTTGCGGGTTTGGATTATGATTATTATGACAGGTACACGGTAACCGTAAAAAATATCACTTCAGATAAGCTGATTCAACTGGCTAATACTTATTTCAACTTCGATCAGTTTTACAAAGTGATTGTAGGGAAATATTAA
- a CDS encoding HAD-IIA family hydrolase — MKQGLLIDMDGVIYSGEELIQGADKFIKHLIDNDIPFAFMTNNSQRTSLEVVRKLKRLGITVETKHIYTSAMATGKFLGDQSPNGTAFVLGEGGLLSSLHENGITLVDSDPEFVVLGEGRNFTLEMVQRAVDMILAGAKFITTNRDPSPKKPGWNNLGIAATTAMIEEATGRKAFVTGKPSPVMMRSARKFLGLETAETTVIGDTMETDIQGGVQMGYKTILVLSGISSKDQLSHYAFKPDMVASSVDKIVFPLKWWS, encoded by the coding sequence ATGAAACAAGGTCTTTTAATTGATATGGATGGGGTAATTTACAGCGGGGAAGAACTGATACAGGGCGCTGATAAATTCATCAAACACCTTATTGATAACGATATACCATTTGCCTTTATGACCAACAACAGCCAGCGTACCAGCCTGGAGGTTGTACGCAAGCTTAAAAGATTGGGAATAACTGTAGAAACAAAACATATTTATACAAGTGCCATGGCTACCGGGAAATTTTTGGGCGATCAAAGCCCCAATGGTACCGCTTTTGTGCTGGGCGAGGGCGGCTTGCTGAGCAGTTTGCACGAAAACGGGATCACACTTGTTGACTCCGACCCGGAGTTTGTTGTTTTGGGCGAAGGCCGCAACTTTACTTTGGAAATGGTGCAGCGCGCGGTCGACATGATCCTGGCCGGCGCTAAGTTTATAACCACCAACAGGGACCCCTCTCCTAAAAAACCGGGCTGGAACAATTTAGGTATAGCAGCTACAACAGCCATGATTGAGGAAGCTACCGGTCGTAAGGCCTTTGTAACCGGAAAGCCAAGCCCTGTAATGATGCGCTCGGCAAGGAAATTCCTGGGCCTTGAAACCGCCGAAACCACTGTAATTGGCGATACGATGGAGACTGATATCCAGGGCGGTGTGCAAATGGGCTATAAAACAATCCTGGTGCTGTCTGGTATCTCCAGTAAAGACCAGCTGAGCCATTATGCGTTTAAGCCGGATATGGTGGCAAGCTCGGTTGATAAGATAGTTTTTCCGCTTAAGTGGTGGTCATAA
- the guaB gene encoding IMP dehydrogenase gives MQLDPSKFVAEGLTYDDVLLLPAYSEVLPREVNTSTYLTKSIRLNIPIISAAMDTVTEADLAIAIAQAGGIGMLHKNMTIQAQADEVRKVKRSESGMIQDPVTLLEDALLADAFQIMREFSIGGIPVIDADHNLKGIITNRDLRFQKDMSVPVSEVMTKTNLITAPEGTTLTDAANILQSNKIEKLPVVNKDGKLVGLITYKDIQKVKNFPNACKDEYGRLRVGAAVGVAADNIDRVTALVNAGVDVITVDTAHGHSKGVIDMVKAVKKLYPNLQVIAGNIATGDAAIALADAGADAVKVGIGPGSICTTRIIAGVGVPQLYAVYECAKALEGRGIPVIADGGIKQTGDIVKAIAAGASSIMAGSLFAGVEESPGETIIYEGRKFKSYRGMGSVEAMAKGSKDRYFQDETDVVTKLVPEGIVGRVPFKGSMAEVIFQYIGGLRAGMHYCGAANIEDLQRAKFVRITAAGMRESHPHDITITKEAPNYTSR, from the coding sequence ATGCAGTTAGACCCATCAAAATTTGTTGCCGAAGGATTAACTTACGACGACGTTTTACTACTCCCGGCTTATTCAGAAGTGTTACCGCGCGAAGTGAATACCAGCACTTACTTAACTAAAAGCATCCGGTTAAACATTCCTATTATCTCGGCCGCCATGGATACCGTTACCGAGGCTGATCTGGCTATTGCCATTGCACAGGCAGGTGGTATAGGTATGTTGCACAAAAACATGACCATACAGGCGCAAGCCGATGAGGTGCGCAAGGTTAAACGCTCAGAAAGCGGTATGATCCAGGACCCGGTAACTTTACTTGAAGATGCTTTACTTGCAGATGCTTTCCAGATCATGAGAGAATTCAGCATTGGTGGTATCCCGGTAATTGACGCCGATCATAACCTGAAAGGCATTATCACCAACCGCGATCTTCGTTTCCAAAAGGATATGAGCGTTCCTGTAAGCGAAGTAATGACCAAAACTAACCTGATCACTGCACCGGAAGGGACAACCTTAACTGACGCTGCCAACATACTGCAAAGCAATAAAATTGAGAAACTACCGGTTGTGAATAAAGATGGGAAACTGGTAGGCCTCATTACTTATAAAGATATTCAGAAAGTTAAAAACTTCCCTAACGCCTGTAAAGACGAGTACGGTCGTTTACGCGTAGGTGCAGCTGTTGGTGTAGCCGCCGATAACATTGACCGTGTAACTGCACTGGTTAACGCCGGTGTGGATGTGATTACGGTTGATACAGCACATGGCCACTCAAAAGGAGTTATTGATATGGTTAAGGCAGTTAAAAAACTCTATCCTAACCTGCAGGTAATTGCCGGTAACATTGCCACAGGCGATGCTGCTATTGCCCTTGCCGATGCCGGCGCAGACGCGGTTAAAGTAGGTATTGGCCCTGGTTCAATTTGCACTACCCGTATCATTGCAGGTGTAGGTGTACCGCAGTTATATGCAGTTTACGAATGTGCCAAAGCCCTTGAAGGCCGCGGTATCCCGGTAATTGCCGATGGCGGTATCAAACAAACCGGCGATATCGTTAAAGCTATAGCAGCCGGTGCGAGCTCAATCATGGCAGGTTCATTATTTGCCGGTGTGGAAGAATCACCCGGCGAAACTATTATATACGAAGGCCGTAAATTTAAATCATACCGTGGTATGGGTTCGGTTGAAGCGATGGCTAAAGGTTCAAAAGACCGTTATTTCCAGGATGAAACCGACGTGGTAACCAAACTGGTTCCTGAGGGTATTGTTGGCCGCGTACCATTTAAAGGTAGCATGGCCGAAGTGATATTCCAATACATCGGTGGTTTACGTGCCGGTATGCATTATTGTGGTGCCGCCAATATCGAAGACCTGCAACGTGCCAAATTTGTGAGGATCACCGCTGCCGGTATGCGCGAAAGCCATCCGCATGATATCACTATTACCAAAG
- a CDS encoding acetate uptake transporter: protein MIPTTPVPVKDGIANPAPLGLCAFGMTTVLLNIHNAGFFEINTMILAMGIFYGGLAQVIAGVIEAKKNNTFGLTAFTSYGFFWLSLVGLLVMPKFGWGAAPSEGAMIAYLSIWGVFTLLLFFGTLKLNRALQFVFASLTILFFLLVAGDATGNAGIKHLAGYEGIICGASAIYTGIANVLNEIYGKTVLPIGPVKV from the coding sequence ATGATCCCTACTACACCAGTACCAGTGAAGGATGGCATTGCCAACCCGGCGCCGCTTGGCCTTTGCGCTTTCGGAATGACCACCGTTTTATTAAACATTCACAATGCCGGTTTTTTTGAAATAAACACCATGATATTGGCCATGGGCATATTTTACGGCGGTTTGGCGCAAGTTATTGCCGGGGTTATCGAAGCTAAAAAGAACAATACCTTCGGGCTGACAGCATTTACTTCCTACGGATTTTTCTGGCTTTCATTAGTGGGCCTTTTGGTAATGCCTAAGTTTGGCTGGGGAGCTGCACCATCTGAAGGAGCCATGATCGCTTACCTGAGCATCTGGGGTGTATTTACCCTCCTGTTGTTTTTTGGTACATTAAAGCTTAACCGCGCGCTGCAATTTGTTTTTGCATCGTTAACCATATTATTTTTCCTGTTAGTAGCCGGCGATGCTACCGGCAATGCAGGCATTAAACACCTGGCCGGTTATGAAGGTATTATTTGCGGGGCATCGGCCATATACACCGGTATCGCTAATGTTTTGAATGAGATTTACGGAAAAACCGTTTTGCCAATTGGCCCGGTGAAGGTTTAA
- the xerD gene encoding site-specific tyrosine recombinase XerD: MDWRSAIKGFQAYLKLEKSLSDNSIEAYSRDIEKLYQYSDSQPLKLKPELITLTNLREFINWINELGMIPSSQARILSGIKAFYKYLLMEDVIKTDPSELLESPKIRRKLPDTLSYEEINKIIAALDLSKPEGIRNKAILETLYGSGLRVSELTELKLSNLYLDIEFIKVTGKGNKERLVPIGGEAIKALKIWIENVRVHNPIKRGEEDYVFLNRRGTRLSRQIIFLTIKSLAETIGLKKKISPHTFRHSFATHLVEGGADLRAVQEMLGHESITTTEIYTHLDREYLKSTISQFHPRS; encoded by the coding sequence TTGGATTGGCGTTCGGCAATAAAAGGTTTCCAGGCATATTTAAAATTAGAGAAGTCGCTGTCCGACAACTCCATCGAAGCTTATAGCCGGGATATAGAAAAGCTATATCAATATTCAGATTCACAGCCGCTTAAATTGAAACCCGAATTAATTACTTTAACTAATTTACGAGAGTTCATCAACTGGATAAATGAGTTGGGGATGATCCCGTCATCCCAGGCCAGGATCCTTTCGGGGATCAAAGCATTTTATAAGTACCTGTTGATGGAAGATGTTATCAAAACAGATCCGTCAGAACTGCTCGAATCGCCAAAAATCAGACGAAAGCTGCCGGATACGTTAAGTTACGAGGAAATTAACAAAATAATAGCTGCGTTGGACCTCTCCAAACCCGAAGGCATACGTAACAAAGCCATCCTGGAAACCCTATACGGTTCAGGCCTGCGTGTATCTGAGCTCACCGAACTGAAACTCTCCAACCTGTACCTTGATATTGAATTTATAAAAGTAACCGGTAAAGGCAACAAAGAGCGATTAGTGCCTATAGGAGGTGAAGCTATAAAAGCGCTGAAGATCTGGATAGAAAATGTAAGGGTACATAACCCTATAAAAAGAGGCGAGGAGGATTATGTTTTCCTGAACCGGCGCGGTACAAGATTAAGCCGGCAAATTATTTTTTTAACCATCAAAAGCTTGGCCGAAACTATAGGGCTTAAGAAAAAGATAAGTCCCCATACCTTTCGGCATTCCTTTGCCACACACCTGGTAGAAGGGGGCGCAGATTTGCGGGCGGTGCAGGAGATGCTGGGCCATGAAAGTATTACCACAACGGAAATTTATACTCATTTGGATAGGGAATATTTAAAAAGTACGATAAGCCAGTTTCATCCCCGCAGTTAA
- a CDS encoding acyl-CoA thioesterase → MDTPLQLSTFESEFRVRPDDIDMFQHVHNSKYFDYVLAARYDQMERCYGMAMEKFMERGFGWVVRTAHVDYKRALTMGDYFIVKTGIESIDDKGCRVKFSITNKATKKICCDGWFDYVMIDMATGRGAKIPQDVIDQYLI, encoded by the coding sequence ATGGATACACCGCTCCAACTTTCCACCTTCGAATCTGAGTTTCGCGTACGCCCTGATGATATAGATATGTTTCAGCACGTACATAACAGCAAATACTTTGATTATGTACTGGCTGCGCGCTACGATCAGATGGAGCGCTGCTATGGGATGGCCATGGAAAAATTTATGGAACGCGGCTTTGGCTGGGTGGTACGTACCGCCCACGTGGACTATAAGCGCGCCTTAACCATGGGCGATTACTTTATTGTAAAAACCGGTATTGAAAGTATTGACGACAAAGGCTGCAGAGTAAAGTTCAGCATCACCAATAAAGCTACCAAAAAGATCTGTTGTGATGGCTGGTTTGATTACGTGATGATTGATATGGCCACCGGGCGTGGGGCAAAGATCCCGCAGGACGTAATTGATCAGTACCTGATCTGA
- a CDS encoding phosphoribosylpyrophosphate synthetase encodes MKNYETLVDATNDLMKRGYTANLSLDGDTIDDKEKDIRMTADDFEIDEFYRFEGPSNPSDMSIVYAVSSSKYNLKGVLVNAYGTYADDSSSALAAKLHHGQVSHNLHGEDRPTE; translated from the coding sequence ATGAAAAATTATGAAACCTTAGTGGATGCCACTAATGACCTCATGAAGAGGGGATATACGGCCAACCTTAGCCTTGATGGCGATACTATTGATGATAAAGAAAAAGATATCAGGATGACTGCCGATGACTTTGAGATTGATGAGTTTTACCGCTTTGAAGGCCCAAGTAACCCATCGGATATGTCGATAGTATACGCTGTATCATCGTCAAAATATAACTTAAAAGGCGTGCTGGTAAATGCTTATGGCACTTATGCTGATGATAGCTCATCAGCCCTGGCTGCCAAGTTGCATCATGGCCAGGTAAGTCATAACCTGCACGGTGAAGACAGGCCGACGGAGTAA
- a CDS encoding SRPBCC domain-containing protein: MKDFKKYYSIPATPEEIYMAITNPVTIELWTGDVAEMSTEPGTEFSMWDGSIVGKNIEFEPNKKVVQQWYFEGQSDNSIVTIKLHADKQGTSAELRHTNIPDDDYNDIVDGWNDSYFGGLIDFFEGA, encoded by the coding sequence GTGAAAGATTTTAAAAAATATTACAGCATACCGGCCACTCCCGAAGAGATCTATATGGCCATCACCAACCCGGTTACCATTGAATTGTGGACTGGCGACGTCGCCGAAATGTCAACAGAGCCCGGTACCGAATTTTCTATGTGGGATGGCAGTATTGTAGGTAAAAACATTGAGTTTGAACCCAATAAAAAAGTAGTGCAGCAATGGTATTTTGAAGGACAAAGCGATAATTCTATCGTTACGATCAAACTGCATGCTGATAAGCAGGGCACTTCGGCCGAGTTAAGGCACACCAACATTCCCGATGATGATTATAATGATATTGTTGACGGGTGGAACGACAGCTATTTTGGCGGCCTGATCGATTTTTTTGAAGGAGCTTAA
- the gpmA gene encoding 2,3-diphosphoglycerate-dependent phosphoglycerate mutase: protein MQKLVLIRHGESTWNQENRFTGWEDVDLSEKGYEQAHHAGKILNKNGYNFDIGFTSYLKRSIKTLHYILEELDHLWIPVEKSWRLNERFYGALQGLNKDETIARYGKEQVLKWRRDPNEHPPAITKDDARYPGRDLRYKDLTERELPLTENLSETMDRVLPFWNERIVRAMRRNQKVIVVAHGNSLRSLIKYIDNLSDEEVTALEIPTATPWVYELDGDLNRIRHYYLE, encoded by the coding sequence ATGCAAAAATTAGTATTAATACGCCACGGCGAGAGTACCTGGAACCAGGAAAACAGATTTACGGGCTGGGAAGATGTCGACCTGTCAGAAAAAGGCTACGAACAGGCCCATCATGCCGGAAAGATCCTTAATAAGAATGGCTACAATTTCGATATCGGCTTCACATCCTATTTAAAGCGATCAATCAAAACATTGCATTACATACTGGAGGAGCTCGATCACCTATGGATCCCGGTTGAAAAATCATGGCGGCTAAACGAACGCTTTTATGGTGCCTTACAAGGGTTAAATAAAGATGAAACTATTGCCCGATATGGCAAAGAGCAGGTGTTAAAATGGCGGCGTGACCCGAATGAACACCCGCCTGCTATAACTAAAGATGACGCCCGATACCCTGGCCGTGATCTCAGATACAAGGACCTGACCGAGCGTGAGCTCCCGCTAACCGAAAACCTGAGCGAAACTATGGACAGGGTATTGCCATTTTGGAACGAAAGAATTGTCAGGGCTATGCGCCGCAATCAAAAGGTTATTGTAGTAGCACATGGTAACAGCCTTCGTTCGCTTATAAAATACATTGATAATTTAAGTGATGAGGAAGTAACTGCGCTGGAAATCCCTACCGCTACCCCCTGGGTTTATGAACTTGATGGCGACTTAAATAGGATCAGGCATTATTACCTGGAATAA
- a CDS encoding pitrilysin family protein codes for MVKFNRFTLDNGLRVIVHEDNTTPMAVLNILYDVGARDEDPEQTGFAHLFEHLMFGGSVNIPVYDEPLQRVGGENNAFTSNDITNYYITLPSANLETAFWLESDRMLSLAFSEKSLEVQRNVVIEEFKQRYLNQPYGDVWLKLRPLVYKKHPYRWATIGKTIKHIEDAQIEDVKAFFKKHYNPQNAIVVVGGNVTTEQVKALSEKWFAPIPAGEKYHRSLPQEPEQQEARRETVTAKVPLNDVYIAFQMGTRTDEDYYVVELLSDILSRGNSSRLYKSLIKEKQIFSEVHAYITGSLDKGMFVLEGKPLEGISIEQAEAALWEELEKIKAEEIPADELTKVQNKTESTMIFSEMSLLDKAMNLASFELLGDADLINHETAKYLAVSAAQVKAQANKLFRKDNSSTLIYLAEK; via the coding sequence ATGGTTAAATTCAACCGATTTACACTTGACAATGGCCTCAGGGTTATTGTGCATGAAGATAATACAACGCCAATGGCAGTGCTCAATATTCTGTATGATGTTGGCGCACGCGATGAAGATCCGGAACAAACCGGCTTCGCCCACTTATTTGAGCACCTGATGTTTGGCGGATCCGTAAACATTCCTGTTTATGACGAACCACTGCAAAGGGTAGGAGGCGAAAATAATGCCTTTACCAGCAACGATATTACCAACTATTACATAACCCTGCCATCGGCCAACCTCGAAACCGCATTTTGGTTGGAGAGTGACCGGATGCTGAGCCTTGCTTTTAGCGAAAAAAGCCTTGAGGTGCAGCGTAACGTGGTTATAGAGGAGTTTAAACAACGTTACTTAAATCAGCCTTACGGCGATGTTTGGTTAAAGCTTCGCCCGCTGGTTTACAAAAAACACCCTTACCGCTGGGCAACCATTGGTAAAACCATCAAACATATTGAGGATGCACAAATCGAAGACGTAAAAGCCTTCTTCAAAAAACATTACAACCCTCAAAACGCAATTGTAGTGGTAGGCGGTAATGTAACCACCGAACAGGTAAAAGCGCTTTCCGAAAAATGGTTTGCCCCGATCCCGGCCGGCGAAAAATATCACCGCAGCCTTCCCCAGGAACCTGAACAACAGGAAGCCCGGCGTGAAACTGTTACAGCCAAAGTGCCGCTTAATGATGTGTATATAGCTTTCCAGATGGGTACACGTACCGACGAGGATTATTATGTGGTTGAGCTGCTTTCGGATATTCTCTCCCGCGGTAACTCGTCACGGTTGTACAAATCGCTCATCAAGGAAAAACAGATTTTTAGCGAGGTTCATGCCTACATTACCGGCAGTTTAGATAAAGGAATGTTTGTGTTAGAAGGCAAGCCGCTTGAAGGCATCAGCATTGAACAGGCGGAAGCGGCATTATGGGAAGAGCTGGAGAAAATAAAAGCTGAGGAGATCCCGGCAGATGAGCTTACTAAAGTTCAGAATAAAACCGAATCAACCATGATTTTCTCAGAAATGTCATTATTGGATAAGGCCATGAACCTGGCCTCATTTGAGTTGCTTGGCGATGCTGACCTGATTAACCATGAAACAGCAAAATATCTTGCTGTAAGCGCTGCTCAGGTAAAAGCACAAGCCAATAAACTGTTCAGAAAAGATAATTCATCCACGCTTATTTATTTAGCAGAGAAGTAA